In Phycisphaerales bacterium, the sequence AACACTTCCGCCCTCGCTAGGCCCGACCTACGAGTACACCCACGCCGTCGGCACCGCCATCATCGGCGGGTACGTCTACCGCGGCTGCGCCATGCCCGATCTCCAAGGCACCTACTTCTTCGGCGACTGGAATCGAAAGATCTTCTCGTTCCGATACGTGAACGACACCGTCACCGCGTACGTCGAACGCACCGCGACGCTCCCAATCCCAGGCACCTTCGTCTCCTTCGGCGAGGACTTCTACGGCGAGATCTACGCCTGCAACTGGTCCACCACCGCCGGCGCTGGCTCGATCTTCAAGATCGTTCCCGTCACTCCCGCGCCCGACACCAACGCCAACGGCATCCCCGATTCCTGCGAATCGAACTCCTGCATCGCCGACACCGACGACGGCTCGGGCACAGGAACACCCGATGGCGGTGTCACCATCGACGACCTCCTCTACTACCTGGATATTTTCGCCCAGGGGTCCATCGCCGCCGACGTGGATGATGGCAGCGGCACAGGCACACCCGACGCCGGTGTCACCATCGACGACCTGCTCTACTACCTCGTCCGATTCGGCGAGGGGTGCTGATCACGCCCACGATCGCCCAACGCCAGTCGACCTCGACACCGGCGCGTCTACCCTGATGCTCTCGCGGCTGGGCCATCCCCTCCATGCCGCGAGCACACCCAGGAGCTTCATGGCGATCGATCCCTTCCAGCGGCGGCCACTCCGCCTCATCACCACCTTCGGCCTGGGACACATGCGCCCCGCCTCGGGGACGTGGGGCTCGCTCCCGCCCATCGTCCTCGCCCTCATTCTCGTGGCGGTCGGCCTCGGGCCCGCCGATCACCGCGCGTTCTTCGACGCCGCCATGGTCCTCATCGCCGTCGTCTTCTCCTGGGCGTGCGTGCGCGACGGCGACTTCGCCGAGGCACGATTCGGAAAGAAAGACCCGGGCCAGGTCGTCGCCGACGAGACCGCCGGCCAGGCCGTCACCCTCCTCATGCTCCCCACCGCCGCGATGCAGGACGTGCGCGCCGCGATCTTCACGATTGTCCTGTCGTTCTTCGCCTTCCGCATCTTCGACATCCTGAAACCCTGGCCGGCCCGCTCGCTCCAGCGCGTCCCAGGCGGCTGGGGGATCCTCATCGACGACCTTTTCGCGGGTGTCTACGCCGGCGTCGCCGTCTGGCTCGCGTGGCATCTCGGCGTCGCCTGGCGCGGCTGAGATCCAGCACACCAACTCTTCACCGCCAATGAAACAGGCCCCAGCAAACTGCCGGGGCCTGTGTCGTGCTTGGACATTCCATCAGAAGTGAAGCCAGCGAGTTACTGCGCGGTCTCGGCCTTCGCCCGCGGCTTGCGGGCCTTCTTCTCGCCGCCCTCGGCGTTCTCCGCCGGAGCCGCGCCCTCGGCCGGAGAGTGCTCGCTCGCCGCCGCCTCGGGCTTCTCCTCGTCCAGATCCAGTTCGCGATCAGGATTGATCTTCAGTTTCAGCGTCGCGTCGAGGTCCGAGTCGAGTTTCACGTGGATGTCGTACGTCCCGAGGCGCTTGATCGTCTCGTTGATGCGGATCTCACGCGGCTTGACCTTGTAGCCCTTCTCGGTCAGCACCGTCGCGAGTTCCTGCTGCGTCACGCCGCCGTACAGGATGCCCTGATCGTTGCACGAGCGGATCAACTCGATCGAGATCCCCTCGATCTTCTTGACCATGTCCTCGCGCTGCTTGCGGAGGAGCGCGAGCTGCTTCTGCGCCTCGGCCCGCTTCGACGCGAGTTGCTGGATCAACTCGTCGCTGGGCGTCGTCGCCAAGCCACGCGGCAGGAGGAAGTTCCGGGCGTACCCGAGACGAACGCCGACCACATCGCCGACGATGCCCAAGCTATCGACGGACTCGGTGAGCAGAAGTTTGACGGTCTTGGCCATGATGCTGTCCTTGTCTCCCGCGATATTGGCTAGGCGGGGAAAGTGAGGAGCCGGAGAGCGACACCACGTCGAACCGACCCCAACGGGGGTGAGATGTGAACGGAAAGTGTAGGCGATCGACCCCGAGGCCGCCCGTCCCACGCGTGCGATCTAAGTCCAACCCAGAGAACGATCTACACAAT encodes:
- the rplI gene encoding 50S ribosomal protein L9, with the protein product MAKTVKLLLTESVDSLGIVGDVVGVRLGYARNFLLPRGLATTPSDELIQQLASKRAEAQKQLALLRKQREDMVKKIEGISIELIRSCNDQGILYGGVTQQELATVLTEKGYKVKPREIRINETIKRLGTYDIHVKLDSDLDATLKLKINPDRELDLDEEKPEAAASEHSPAEGAAPAENAEGGEKKARKPRAKAETAQ
- a CDS encoding phosphatidylglycerophosphatase A, with protein sequence MAIDPFQRRPLRLITTFGLGHMRPASGTWGSLPPIVLALILVAVGLGPADHRAFFDAAMVLIAVVFSWACVRDGDFAEARFGKKDPGQVVADETAGQAVTLLMLPTAAMQDVRAAIFTIVLSFFAFRIFDILKPWPARSLQRVPGGWGILIDDLFAGVYAGVAVWLAWHLGVAWRG